In the genome of Candidatus Zixiibacteriota bacterium, one region contains:
- a CDS encoding F0F1 ATP synthase subunit alpha, with translation MALKPEEVSSIIKQQIAGYQSKLEMESVGTVLQVGDGIARVWGLQDAQMSELVTFPGDVTGVVLNLEADNVGVAIMGDDRQINEGDTVRRTGRIASVPVGEAMIGRVVSPIGEPLDGKGPIATKEYRNIESVAPNVVQRQPVKEPLQTGLKAIDSMIPIGRGQRELIIGDRQTGKTAIAIDTIINQKGTGVICIYVAIGQKQSTIAQVVGVLESHGAMDYTIIVSASANTPAPLQFFAPYAGVAMGEYFMHKQKHVLCVYDDLSKHAAAYRQLSLLLRRPPGREAYPGDVFYLHSRLLERAAKLSEDLGGGSLTALPIIETQAGDVSAYIPTNVISITDGQIFLESDLFYSGTRPAINVGISVSRVGGNAQTKAMKKVAGRLRLDLAQYRNLAAFAQFGSDLDEATQAQLTRGSRTAEILKQGQYVPMPLEKQVAIIWVAVNGHLDNVPLERVKEFEEKFYPYIEKNYPDILHVIRDTRVLDDATEGKLKEATAKFKAEFMK, from the coding sequence ATGGCTCTTAAACCGGAAGAAGTCAGTTCGATCATCAAACAGCAGATCGCTGGCTATCAGAGCAAGCTGGAAATGGAGTCGGTCGGCACCGTGCTCCAGGTCGGCGACGGCATCGCCCGCGTCTGGGGCTTGCAGGATGCCCAGATGTCCGAGCTGGTCACGTTTCCCGGCGATGTCACCGGCGTCGTGCTCAATCTTGAAGCCGACAACGTCGGCGTCGCCATCATGGGTGACGACCGCCAAATCAACGAAGGCGACACCGTCCGCCGCACCGGCCGTATCGCGTCGGTGCCGGTCGGCGAGGCCATGATCGGCCGCGTCGTCAGCCCGATCGGCGAACCGCTCGACGGCAAAGGCCCGATCGCGACCAAGGAATACCGCAACATCGAATCGGTCGCGCCCAACGTCGTCCAGCGCCAGCCCGTGAAAGAGCCGCTGCAAACCGGCCTCAAGGCCATTGACTCGATGATCCCGATCGGCCGCGGTCAGCGCGAACTGATCATCGGCGACCGCCAGACCGGCAAGACCGCCATCGCGATCGACACCATCATCAACCAGAAGGGCACCGGCGTTATTTGCATCTACGTCGCCATCGGCCAGAAGCAATCCACGATCGCGCAGGTCGTCGGCGTGCTCGAATCCCATGGTGCCATGGACTACACGATCATCGTCTCGGCTTCCGCTAATACGCCGGCGCCGCTGCAGTTCTTCGCGCCCTACGCCGGTGTGGCGATGGGCGAATATTTCATGCACAAGCAGAAACACGTACTCTGCGTCTACGACGATTTGTCCAAACACGCCGCGGCCTATCGCCAGCTCTCGCTGCTGCTGCGCCGCCCGCCGGGTCGCGAGGCTTATCCCGGTGACGTGTTCTATTTGCACTCGCGTCTGCTCGAACGCGCCGCCAAACTCTCCGAGGATCTTGGCGGCGGTTCGCTCACCGCGCTGCCGATCATCGAGACCCAGGCCGGCGACGTCTCGGCTTACATCCCGACCAATGTCATCTCGATCACCGACGGCCAGATCTTTCTCGAATCCGACTTGTTCTATTCCGGCACCCGTCCGGCGATCAACGTCGGTATCTCGGTCTCGCGCGTCGGCGGTAATGCCCAGACCAAGGCCATGAAGAAGGTTGCCGGGCGCTTGCGTCTCGACCTCGCCCAGTACCGCAACCTCGCGGCCTTCGCCCAGTTCGGCTCCGACCTCGACGAAGCCACTCAGGCGCAGTTGACCCGTGGTTCGCGCACGGCGGAAATTCTCAAGCAGGGGCAGTACGTCCCGATGCCGCTGGAAAAGCAGGTCGCCATCATCTGGGTCGCCGTCAATGGCCACCTCGACAACGTGCCGCTCGAACGCGTCAAGGAGTTCGAAGAGAAGTTTTACCCGTACATCGAGAAGAACTATCCCGATATCCTGCACGTCATTCGCGACACGCGCGTGCTCGATGATGCGACCGAAGGAAAGCTGAAGGAAGCCACCGCGAAATTCAAAGCGGAGTTCATGAAGTAA
- the atpG gene encoding ATP synthase F1 subunit gamma yields the protein MANLRDIRKRIRAVKSTTQITKAMEMVAAARLRKAQQMVEQSRPYAEKMRLILEEISAAAASIEHPYFEQREVKRKILVVFTSDRGLCGSYNTNVIRQGVKWLRENEQSEPRLVLVGKKGEDFFRRQKWPIIRVFKGMQGRMNLDVVRDLRQYLTGLFTSGDADQVQLLYTRFLSTVSYRVGVHGFLPIQPPQTEDQKIKNYIFEPDPEHIFEALMPSYALTIIQMALADTFASEHGARMIAMGQATKNANEMIDTLTLQYNKARQGLITKELLEIVTGAEALKG from the coding sequence ATGGCTAACCTCCGCGATATCCGCAAGCGCATCCGTGCCGTCAAGAGCACGACGCAAATCACCAAGGCCATGGAAATGGTCGCGGCCGCGCGCTTGCGCAAGGCCCAGCAGATGGTCGAGCAGTCGCGGCCCTACGCCGAGAAGATGCGCCTCATCCTCGAGGAAATCTCCGCGGCCGCCGCTTCGATCGAACACCCGTACTTCGAGCAGCGCGAGGTGAAACGCAAGATTCTCGTCGTCTTCACCTCCGATCGCGGCCTCTGCGGCTCCTACAACACCAACGTCATCCGTCAGGGCGTCAAATGGCTGCGCGAAAACGAGCAGTCCGAACCGCGCCTGGTGCTCGTTGGCAAGAAGGGCGAAGATTTCTTCCGCCGTCAGAAGTGGCCGATCATCCGCGTTTTCAAGGGTATGCAGGGACGCATGAACCTCGACGTCGTGCGCGATCTGCGCCAATATCTCACCGGCCTGTTCACCTCCGGCGATGCCGACCAGGTGCAGTTGCTCTACACGCGGTTCCTGTCGACGGTTTCGTATCGCGTCGGTGTCCACGGCTTCCTGCCGATCCAACCGCCGCAGACCGAAGACCAGAAAATCAAGAACTACATCTTCGAGCCCGACCCCGAGCACATCTTCGAGGCGCTCATGCCGTCGTACGCGCTCACCATCATCCAGATGGCACTGGCCGACACGTTTGCCTCCGAGCACGGCGCCCGTATGATCGCGATGGGACAGGCCACCAAAAATGCCAACGAAATGATCGACACCCTGACTTTGCAATACAACAAAGCGCGCCAGGGATTGATCACCAAGGAACTGCTCGAAATCGTCACCGGCGCCGAGGCCCTGAAGGGATAA
- the atpH gene encoding ATP synthase F1 subunit delta — translation MDAQLIARRYAGGLFELTEEKKVSDEVNRDFNELANLLRQDRALLQFLAAPQLLDSDKHAVVETAFRGKVADYLYSLIQLVVAKHRTNFLVEIAAEYEKLYNESRGIVATRLITAVPLTEAELAAIKTKLNRITGKQIDLETEVDPKIIAGVIAIVGDKIIDRSVRHDLAVLRERLLELKVI, via the coding sequence GTGGACGCCCAATTGATCGCCCGCCGCTACGCCGGCGGTCTCTTCGAATTGACTGAGGAGAAAAAGGTCTCCGACGAAGTCAACCGCGACTTCAACGAACTGGCCAACCTGCTCCGGCAGGATCGCGCGCTGCTGCAATTTCTCGCCGCGCCGCAACTGCTCGACAGCGACAAGCACGCCGTCGTCGAAACGGCCTTTCGCGGCAAAGTCGCCGACTATCTCTACAGCCTGATCCAACTCGTCGTCGCCAAACACCGCACCAATTTCCTCGTCGAAATCGCGGCCGAGTACGAGAAGCTTTACAACGAAAGTCGCGGCATCGTCGCGACCCGTCTGATCACCGCCGTGCCGCTGACCGAGGCCGAACTGGCGGCGATCAAAACGAAATTGAATCGGATCACCGGCAAGCAAATCGACCTCGAAACTGAAGTCGATCCCAAGATCATCGCCGGTGTCATCGCCATCGTCGGTGACAAAATCATTGACCGCTCCGTCCGCCACGACCTCGCGGTCCTGCGCGAACGGCTGCTGGAGCTGAAAGTTATCTGA